The DNA window GGCTCCCGGCGTGCCGAGCACACGGAACCAGTACAGCTCCGGGTCCCGTTCGAAATGGACGGTGCCGCTCACTCGTTCGAGCTCGCCCAGGATCGGCTCGAGGCCGATGATCCCGCGGGCCGTCTGCTGGGCTCGTTCGGACAGGCCGGTGTCCAGCAACGCGAACGCGAGCCGCCGCTGCTCCTCGGACATGTCCTTCAGCCGCAGCCCGGGACGCGGGCCAGGGACGTACGTCCACTCCCGGTGGTCGGGCGTGTCGAACGGTGCCGTCGCCTGCGCCCGTTGCCCGTCGTCGAGACTGGCGAGGAACGCCTGCGCGGCCTGAGTCATCGTCTGCGCGGTCATCGTCCGCCAGCGTACGGGTTGATCGGACGCCAGCGGGGAAGGTGACGTGACATGGCCACCGTCACCGTCCCCGAGACGACAGCTCTGTCGAAGCTGCGCGAGGCCGTCCAGCACTGTCGCAACTGTGATCTCTACAAGGACGCCGACCGGGCCGTCTTCGGCGAGGGTCCCAAGAAGTCGCCGCTGATGATGGTCGGCGAGACGCCCGGAGACCAGGAGGACAAGAAGGGCCACGTCTTCGTCGGCCCGGCCGGGCGTCTGCTGGACGAGGCCCTGATCGACGCGGGCATCGACCGCGCCGGGGTGTACCTGACGAATGCGGTCAAACACTTCAAGTTCACCCGCGAGGAACGCGGTAAGCGGCGGTTGCACAAGACGCCCAGCCGGTCGGAGATCGTAGCGTGCCAGACGTGGCTGGAACGCGAGCTGGCAGCCGTCAAGCCCGCCGTGCTGGTGCTCCTCGGCGCGGTCGCGGCGAGCTCGGTGATGGGGCCGTCGTTCCGCGTCACCCAGCAGCGCGGCGAGGTCCTCGATTGGCCGGACCACGACGGCGTCATCGTGGCGACCGTGCACCCCTCGGCGGTCCTGCGCGCCGACGACCGCGAGGCCGCTTATGCGGAGTTCGTCGCGGATCTGCGGGTTGCGGCGCGAGCCCTGCCCTGACCAGGCATTAAGGTCAGCGAGTGGCTCGTACGCTCGTCGTGACCAACGACTTCCCGACCCGGCAGGGCGGCATCGAGGCGTTCGTCCTCGCGCTCTGCCAGCGCCTGCCCGCGGACGACGTCGTCGTCTACACGGCCTCGATGCCGGGTGACCGCGCGTACGACGCCAAGCTGCCGTTCGCCGTCGTCCGGGATCCGACGGGCACGCTGCTCCCCACGCCTGCCGTGTCGACGCGGACGACCGCCGTGCTCAAGGGCGAGGGCTGCGACCGCGTGCTGTTCGGCGCCGCGGCCTCGCTCGGCCTGCTCGCCGCCGACCTGCGCAAGGCCGGCGCGCACCGGATCGTCGGCATCACCCACGGGCACGAGACCTGGTGGGCCCGCGTCCCCGGCGCCCGGAACGCGCTGCGGCGGATCGGCCGGACCACCGACGTCCTCACCTACCTGGGCGAGTACACCCGCTCGGTGATCGCGAAGGCGCTCGACCCGTCCGACGCGGCCCGGATGGCCCGGCTGACGCCCGGCGTGGACGCCGACGCGTTCAAGGCGGGTACGGGCGGCAAGGAGATCCGGGAGCGGTTCGGCATCGACGCCGGCAAGCCGGTCATCGTCTGCGTGGCGAGGCTCACCGCGCGCAAGGGCCAGGACACGCTGATCCGCGCACTCCCCCATGTCCTGCGGGAGATTCCGGACGCGACGCTGCTGATCGTCGGCGACGGGCCTTACCGGGAGACGCTGGAGAAGCTGACCGACGAGACCGGCATACGCAAGCACGTCGTGTTCGCGGGTGCGGTGCCGTGGGCCGAGATCCCGCCGTACTTCGACGCCGGCAACGTGTTCGCGATGCCGTGCCGGACCCGGCTCGGCGGGCTGGAGCCAGAGGCTCTCGGCATCGTCTTCCTGGAGGCGCAGGCGTCCGGACTTCCTGTGGTGGTGGGCGATTCCGGCGGCGCGCCGGACGCGGTGCGGCACGGCGAGACGGGGTATGTCGTCGACCCGTACAACCCCGTCGCGGTCGCGGCCAAGGTCACCGACCTGCTGAAGGATCCCGAGCTGGCGCGGAAGATGGGTGCGCTCGGACGCGAGTGGGTCAAGGCGGAGTGGTCGTGGGAGTCGTCGGTCGCGACGCTCCGCAAGCTGCTGGCGTACCCGGACTGAGCCGATGACCGCCCTCGACCTCGCCGACGACACGTTCGTGGTCGCGCCGCCGAAGGTGCTCGCGAAACGCCTTGGTGAGCAGGCGTTCTGGCGCAAGTGTTGGCCGCAAGTCAGCCTTGACAGCTACCAGGACCGAGGCCTCGAGGGCAGGCGCTGGTACGTCAACGGCGAGGTCACCGGCTCCGCCGAGCTGTGGCTGGAACCGTACGGCGACGGCACCGTCGTGCACCTGTTCCTACGCGCCGATCCCGCACCGGACAAGGCGAAACCGCGTACGGTCGACAAGCTCCGCAAGCGCTATACGATCGCGCTCAAAGACGCCGTGGTCGGCCTCAAGCTCGAACTCGAGGCCGGGCGCCCACCCGGCGTGGGGCGGAAGGGCTAGCGCGGGAGTGCCGCACGGCCGGGACTGGCCGGCGCGGCACCTCGAACGATCGCTCCTTCGAAACACGATCCAGCTACGCTCCGATCGTGGGCACCGGAATCGCGACAGAGGCGGACGAACAGGCACTACGTCCGATCCCCGAGTCCGAACGTACGTCGAACGCGGCCGCGCAGTTCTGGATCTGGGCCGGCGCCAACATCGCGCCGATCAACTGGGTGCTGGGCGCGCTCGGCATCAAGCTCGGCCTCAGCGTGATGGACACGATCCTCGTGCTGGTGATCGGCAACCTGATCGGCATGGCCCTGTTCGGCACGTTCGTCCTCATGGGCCAGCGCACCGGCGTGAGCCAGATGGTCCTCGCCCGCAGTGCGTTCGGCCGGGTCGGCGCCCACCTGCCGACGGTCCTGCAGGGCGTGATCGCCGCCGGCTGGTGCGCGATCAACACCTGGATCGTGCTGGACCTGCTGCTCGCGCTGTTCGGCGAGCTCGGCATCACCGGCGGGATCGCGCTGAAGCTCGGCCTGGTCGTGCTGATCATGGGCCTGCAGGTGCTGATCGCGGCGACCGGGTTCAAGGCGATCGCGAAGTTCGAGAAGTGGACCGTCCCGATCACGCTGCTCGTGCTGGTGGCGATGAGCGTGATCGCGTGGACCCGCCTCGACGTGCAGTGGTCGCTCCCCGGCACGGTCACCGGGTCCGAGCGGATCGCGATGATGAGTGCGGTGATGACCGCGATCGGGATCGGCTGGGGCATCACCTGGTTCGCGTACGCCTCGGACTACTCGCGCTTCGTTCCGCGTTCGGTGCCCGCCGGCAAGGTGTACGCGGCGAGCGTGCTCGGCCAGTTCATTCCGGTCGTGTGGCTCGGCGTTCTCGGCGCGTCGCTCGCGACCGTGAGCGCGACGGCAGATCCCGGGGCTCTGATCGTCAACGCCTATGGAGGATTGGCGATCCCGGTGATCCTGCTGGTCATCCACGGCCCGATCGCGACGAACATCCTGAACGTCTACTCGTGTGCGCTCTGCGCGCAGACGATCGGCTGGCGGATCGACCGCCGCAACCTCTCCGTGCTCGTCGGCGCGTTCGCCGCGCTGTTCACGGTCTACCTGGTGTTCCAGGGCGACTTCGCGAAACAGCTCGACGCGTGGCTCGCCGGGCTCGTCACCTGGGTCGCGCCGTGGGCGGGCGTGATGCTCATGCACTACTACGTGGTTCGGCGGCGCGAGATCGACGTGGAGTCTCTGTTCGACGACACGGGGACGCGGTTACCCCGGTACGGGTGGCCGGCGCTGATCGCGTTCGTCGTCGGCATCGTGGCGACCTGGTCCTTCGAGTTCGGCCTGGTCGGGCCGCTGCAGGGACCGATCGCGCGGGCGCTGGGCGGGATCGACCTGTCCTGGCTGGCCGGGCTGCTCGTCGCCGGGCTCTTGTACCTGCTGCTGAATCGGGTGATGCCGAATGAGCGACGCTGACTTCCTTTCCGCGGCCATTGCCGAGGCGCGGCTCGGGCTGTCCGAGGGCGGCGTGCCGATCGGTGCCGCCCTGGTCGTCTCCGGTGCTGTGGTGGCGACGGGGCGCAACCGGCGGGTGCAGCTCGGCAGCGCGATCCGGCACGGCGAGACGGACTGCCTGGAGAACGCGGGACGGCTGCCGGGCTCGACGTACGCGCGGGCCACGATGTACACGACGCTCTCGCCGTGCCACATGTGCTCCGGCGCGATCCTGCTCTACAAGATCCCGCGCGTGGTGCTGGGCGAGAACGCCACGTTCCTCGGCGCCGAGGAACTGCTGCGGGCGAACGGCGTCGAGGTGGTCAACCTCGACTCCGCCGAATGCAAGGCGCTGATGGACGCGTTCATCGCCGCCCACCCCGAAGTGTGGAACGAGGACATCGGCGAGGAGCCCTGATGAACGTGTCCAGGCCGACCCAGCGCCGGGTGATCATCAACTCGGATGCGAAGAACGAGGCCGACGACCAGTTCGCGATCGTGCACGGGCTGCTGTCGCCGACGTTCGACATCCGTGGGTTGATCGCCGCGCACTTCGGCACCAGACGGAGCGACCGCAGCATGCTCGAGTCGCGGGCGGAGCTCGACCTCCTGCTGGGGTTCCTCGGCCTGACCGGCAAGGTCGTCGTGGCGAACGGTGCCGCCGCGGGCATCCCCGACGAGCAGACCCCGGCGGACTCCCCCGGCGCGCGGCTGATCATCGAGGAGTCCAAGCTCGCCTCGGCTAACGATCCGCTGTACGTGGCGTTCCTCGGTCCGCTCACCGACATGGCCGCCGCGATCCTGCTCGACCCCGAGATCGTGCACCGCGACGTCGTCGTGATCTGGATCGGCGGGCGCGGCTATCGCGGCTTCGACCACGAGCCCAAGGTCGAGTTCAACCTGTCCAACGACATCGCCGCCGCGAACGTCGTCTTCGATTCCGGCATCACGATCTGGCAGGTGCCGAGCGACGTCTTCACGAAGGTCTCGGTGAGCTACGCCGAGCTGGACGACAGGATCGGCGGCACGAGCCCGCTGGCCGACTACCTCATCCAGCAGCTGCGCGAGTGGAACGCCCGGTGGCACGGGACACCGATCGAGTCCCGTTCACTCGGCGACTCCCCCGTCATCGCCCTGATGCTCTATCCACCCAGCGGCTCGTTCCGGGTCCGTCCCGCGCCGCGCTTCGGACTCGACGGTGCCTACCTGCCGGGGTCGAACCATCCGATCAGGGTGTGCGAGGACCTGGACACCCGGTTCCTGCTCGAGGACATGTTCGCCAAGCTCCGCGCGTTCGGCCGCCGCTAGTTGCCCGGACTCAGTTGCCGGCCTTCTCCTCCACGTACGCCCGCCAGCCCTTGAGGAAGGCGGCCGGAGTGGTGTCGAGCACCGTGCGGTACGCGGCCGTCCGAGCGGCCTCGGAGCTGGCGTCGTTCATCGCTCGGTAGAACGCGACCAGCTTCTGCTCGTTCCAATGGGCCGCGAGGTACTTGCAGGCCAGCCAGGCGGCCTCGTACGCCTCGTCCAGGCCGTCGGAGCTCGGGTCGAAGTCCTCCGTGCTCGGCAGCGCCTTGGGGGCACCGTTCTCGCGAACGTCGCGGAGCACCTCCTGCGCGACCACCGCTGTGGACAGGCCGGCGTCGCGGAAGCCGACGTAGTCCGCGAAGCCCTCGGACAGCCAGATCGGCATCCCCGTCACCGTCGCGTGCGTCGCGACGTGGGTGATCTCGTGCGTCAGCACCACCAGCCGGCCGAGGTCGCCGACGTTGTCGAACGTGCTGGGGTTGACGACGATGTGGCTGGCAAGCTCGGGATGGGACCGTCCGACCGACGTCGTCACGGCGGCGACGGCGCTCTGGCTGCCCGCGTCGGTGCCGACGGTGCGTTCCATCTGGCCCTGGTTCTTCGGGACGACGACCACGACGTACTGGGCCCAGAACTCGCCCCACACGTTCGTCACGCGCGGCACCGCGCGGTCGGCGGCGGTGACGTACGGGCGCAGCCGGCTCTTCGACCCGGTGCCGAACACGAGGCTGCGCTTGCCGCGCAGCACGTTGATCTCGGCCTCGAGCCAGATCGGCTTGCTCCGCTTGGTCTCCTCGCCCTCACGGTCGCCGGCGAGGTAGAGCACGCCGTCGCGTTCGACGAAGACGAGGCGCTGCTCGTACCGCCACGGCTCGGGATCGCTGCCCTTGAACGTGACCTCGACCTCGACGTCGGCGACCCACGCGGTGTCGCCGAGCTGCTTGCGGCGGGCGTGCGCCAGTGCGCCGACGTCCTCCTGGAGCTGGCCGAAGGTGTAGGCGGCGACGTCGAGCTTGGCGAGGTTGTCGTACGTACGCTCCGCCGTCTGCGCGAACGCCGCCCCCTCGGGGTCGATCGTCGCGAGGTAGGCGGCCTTGGTCTCGCTCGTCACCGCGGCGGCCTGGCGGGTCAGCAGCTCCTCGGCCTGCTCGACGCGGGTGGGGCGCGGCGCGCCAGCGCGGGAGCTGGTGGTGGGCTCCGGCGTGGGCGTGGTCGGGGTGACGCGGACGGGCGGTCGGTCTTCGGCGACGTAACCGCGTGCGTTCGCCGCGGACGGAACCGGCCCACCGCGCGCGGTGAAGAACCCGGCCACGACGGCGGCCACGACGAGCATGGCGACCGCGAGCAGGAACCGCACCAGGACGGTCGGGCTCGACGGACGCACGGAAGGCATCGTACGGAACGTGCGCCGACATGCCGAACGGCCCCGGTACCCGCGAGTAGCGGGCCGGGGCCGTTCGTTGAGGCTGGTGCTCGGGCTCAGCCCGGGCGGCCGTAGCCGTTGACCGGCATGTAGGACATCTTGATGTATGTCACGCTCTTGCCCGGGCGCGGTGCGTGCAGCACCATCCCGTTGCCGGCGTAGAGGCCCACGTGGCTGCGGCGACCGTAGAAGAACACCAGGTCGCCGACCTGCAGCTCGGACTTGGAGATCTTCGTCGACACCGCGTACTGGCTGCGGGAGGAGTGCGGCAGGTTGACGCCCGCGGCCTCCCAGGCCTTCAACGTGAGGCCGGAGCAGTCGACGCCGCTCATGCTCTCGCCACCGAAGACGTACGGAACGCCGATGTACCGCTTGGCCTCGGCGAACGCGATCGCGTTGCGACCGGAGCCCGGGGGCGGCGCCGGCGGGTCCTCGTCGGGTGCGGGGTCGCCCGGGTTGTCGCGGTCCTTGTCGCGGCTGGGGCGGCGCTCGCGCTCCTCGCGCTCTTCACGCTGCTTCTCGAGGCGCTCGCGCTCGTCGGCGGTCAGCTGCTTGAGCACGGCCTTCGATGCGGCCAGCCGGTCGTCGGCTTCCTTCATCTTGGCCGCGGCGCCCTCTTCCGCCTCCTTGAAGCGGCTGAGCTCCGCCCGCACGAGCGACTGGCGCTCGACGAGCCGCTTCTGCTCCACCTTCAGCTGGGTGAGCGTGTCACCCTGCTGGCCGGCGAAGGCCTGAGCGGTGGTCATGTGGGCGAGGAAGTCGTCGGGGTTCTTGGCGAGCAACAGCTGGACGGTCGTGTCCATGCCGCCAGTGCGGTAGTCGGCCGCGGCGAGCTGCCCGATGTGCCGGCGCAGCGCGGCGACCTTCTGCTGCTGACGCTTGGTGTCCGCCTTGAGCTTGTCCAACCGGCGACCGCTGGATTCCTTCTTGTCGGTCAGCTCGTTGGAGAGTTCCGCGGACTCCTCGGCCTTGTGCTCGAGCTCCTCGACCTGCTTGCGCACGTCTTCGAGCTTCTTCTGCGGGTCGGCGTACCCCACAGAGCCTGGGATGAGAACGGTGGCCGCGAGAAGTGCGGAACCAAAGGCAAGCAACGCACCTTTGGTGCGATGAGTCCGGCCAATTGGCACGGGAGGTGGTTCCTTCCTTCCTCAGACGCCTACCGGGTGAGCTGACGGGTTCGGGCCGGGAAGTTTGCCCTACGTCACCGTCGCGGTCTGACTTCTCCGCGCCGGCTCCGATTCACCCCAAGTGCGTGGTTCCCCGGTTCTCTAGCCGGATGGCTTCCGGCCTTCGACTCAGCGAGGTACCTGCGTCGGCCCTACGGCCGACCGTGGAACAAGTACCTGGCGGGGGACTCTAGTGACCATTTCGTGATCCTTCAAATCCCCGTTGGCGTGTTGTGTCGTTCTGGGGAAGAAAACCGTCCATCACGTTCCGTGTCAAGTTGGCTACGCAGTGTCAGATAACGTGTCGCGCCGTCCCGCGATGCGGGTTCTGCTTCCTCCTGGCGGGACGCCTCTTGGACTGGCGTTGCGCAGGTCAGAGCCTGGTCGATCACGCTCCGCAACTGTCTTTGGGGCTCGTTAGGCGCCGCGCCTGAGGGCGGGCTTTTGGCTCACCTGGGCGGGCACGCGAGGCCGAATCTCGATGCTGGCATGGCGCAACGGCGGCACCAGGCCGGAATCGGCCAACACCTGCAAAGCCGCCCTGTCGGCATCGTCGAGGTCGAGCTCACTCGGCGGGGCGCCCAGCAGGACGGCGACCACACAGTCGCCGCACGCGAGGCCCCGGACCTCGCAGCTGTCACAGTCGATCCGCATCTTCCACTCCATCCGGTCTGCGCCCTGCCAAGGGGGAAGTAGGCGGCTGGGCGATCCGCTCCGCACGTTAGACGGGCCCACCGACAACCCCTTGACAACGCCCGCGGCGACCTGCTTCGGCCCGTGGCTGGGGTGCGGGGATGGTGGCCAAGTCGGGGAGGGTGGCCAGGCCGCGGTGGGCGGGCCGACATGGGCGGGCCGACATGGGCGGGCCGACATGGGCGGGCCGACATGGGCGGGCCGACATGGGCGGGCCGACATGGGCGGGCCGACATGGGCGGGCCGACATGGGCGGGCCGACATGGGCGGGCCGACATGGGCGGGCCGACATGGGCGGGCCGACATGGGCGGGCCGACATGGGCGGGCCGACATGGGCGGGCCGACATGGGCGGGCCGACATGGGCGGGCCGACATGGGCGGGCCGACATGGGCGGGCCGACATGGGCGGGCCGACATGGGCGGGCCGACATGGGCGGGCCGACATGGGCGGGCCGACATGGGCGGGCCGACATGGGCGGGCCGACATGGGCGGGCCGACATGGGCGGGCCGACATGGGCGGGCCGACATGGGCGGGCCGACATGGGCGAAGGGCTGGCGGGGTCGCATGCCTGCGACGTGACCGGCATGGCGCGTCGGCGTCGAGGAGATGTTGGCGGCGCCGCTGAACGGGATGACTCCCCGAATGGGAGCGGGAACTGCCAGCGGGCAAATGGCCTGCGAGGGCAGAGAAGAATGAGCGTGGAGACTTTTGGTCGCTATAGCGACCAAAAGTCTCCACGTTCATGGGGAGGTGGCAGGCGGTCGCTGTTGGGTAAGTCGGTGGTGTTGGCGGATGGGCACCGATGCCGCTTTACCTGGCGAGTGGGTGCTCTACGCGGGGTGTATCCCACGTAGAGCGGCAAATGATCATGTAAACATGATCATTTGCCGCCACCCGGGAGCCACCGGAGAGCCCATCCAGGAGCTCCTGGGGCGGCCTGCTCGTCAGGCACGCCGAGACGCCACTGCGTCGCTTCAGCGAGGTTCGTCACAGGCGCTAGTGGCTGAGGGCGCGCACGAGGGCTGTGGCGGCGACGGGGCGGGCTCCGGCGCGGCGGACGCCGTCCGCTACTTCGCGGTCGCTCGACACCACCACCACGGGGCGGCCGGGCGGCTCGGCAGCCACCAGGCGGCGGATCACCTCGTCCGCCGTCACGCCGGCGGGGCTGAAGCGCACCCGGACGCCGCGGGGCACCGCCACCGCGGGCGTCACGTCGAGCTTCGCCCCGTCGAACACGCAGGTGATCTCCGCCCCCGTACGCCCCGCCAGACCGCCCAGTCCCGTCACCAACCGGGACCGCTGCGTCTCCAGCGTCAGCGTCGGCCAGGCCGTCTTCGTGACGTTGTAGCCATCGACCACCAGATGCACCTGCGGCAGCCCCAACAACGTCTCCAGCGACGCCGCGTCCTCCGGCCCAGCAGCCGCCGCGCCGGACGACGCCGGCGAATGGGCGGCCACCGTGTCCGCCGGGCGTGTCGTGACCGGCGGGAGTGCCAGTTCGCGCCGCAAACCCTGGGCCGCGTCCACGAGCGTGTCCATCAGCAGCCGCAGCCGCGCGGACGCCACGTCCCGCCCCTCGCGCGCCGACCGGCGTGCCGTCTCGAGCGACGACTCAACGTCGGTCAGGCGGGAACGGATCCGCCGCAGCTCGGAGTCGGCCCGCGCCGAGTCCGACGTGGCCTGGTCACGGATCTCCGCCGCCAGTTCCGCCTGCTTCGCGGCTTCCTTCTCCGCCAAGGAAGCCCGATCCCGCGCCTGCTTCAACGTCTTGCGCAGCGTCGCGTTCTCCTCCTTGAGCGAAGCCAGCTCGCCTCGCAGCCGGTCCCGGTCCGCCCGCGCCTCCGTTCGCGCCGCCGACACCTGCTCGCGCAGCCGCGCCACGGTCTCCGCCTCAGCGCCGCTCGTCTGAGCCAAAGCCTCGCGTTCGAGATGGTCCGCGACGTCGTCGACGATCTTCGCCCAACCCACTGGCCGCAGCAGGAAGGCCGCGGCGGCCACGTCCAACGGGTCGGCGGCGGGCGGTGCCTGGCCGTGGCCGACGGCTTCGGCGAGGTCGGGTACGGCGGAACGGATCCGCTCGGACACCCGCTGCCGGAACACGATGTCGCTCTCCAGAGCCGCCGCCAGCGGCGTCGCCGCCAATCGGGCCCGCCGCCCGGGGGCAAAACGCGCGAAGGGTCGCAGAGTCGACGGCACCTCGTCCGCGGCCAGCTCGCCGAGCGTGTCCGAGGCGAGCGCGACCACTCGTTGCCGTACCGGCTCCGGTAGCGGCCCCTTGAGCGCCTCGGGGGTTTCGGTCACCTGCGGTCAGACTCCTCCACGACGGCCGCGTCCGGTCGGGGAACGAGGACCACCGAGTTCACCGAGCCACACCAACGACACCGCACCTGCTCGATCGACCCGGCGAGCTGCTCGGTCTCTTCCACACTGGTATCTCCCCCGAGATCGACATGCCAGAACTCCCGCGTCCGGGCGGACCGAATCACGTCGAAGCGCGTGAGATTGCCGCACGTGGTGCAGCGCCACCGGGTGGTGGCGGACGGTACGGGCACGACCACGGCACGCTCCTCTCGACCTGCTGCGAGGGTAACGACCGGGCGGCCAATAAGCCCGTGGATACCGCCGCGACGAGCCAGAAGGGCGTGGTGTAGAGGTCAGCGCACGTCCAGCATGACCTCCAAGGCCTGCCCGGCCGTCAGAGTCACCGGCGCCGTCAGCTTCACCACGACCTGGGTGCCGTCCACCGCAAGATCGGCGACGCCGACCGACTTGCCCGCCAGCCGAACGGTCGCTTTCTTCGCCGGACGGGCGGTCTCGAACGCGAGCTCGGTCAGCCGCAGCCGCCCGTACCGCAGCTCCAGCCGCCCCGTCTGTGTAGTCGGCACCCGCCGCTGCGAGTACGAGCCCCAGCCCTCCGCGACCGTGAAGGCCGCCCGGAACGCCTCCGGCGTGAGCTTGGGCGCGAACCCCAGCCGCCCGCGCGGCCCGTGGTACGAGTAGCCGCACACCGCCAGGTACACCGCGTGGCTCATCATCGCCCGCGCGTAGTGGTCGCTGCACTCGATCTCGTTGTACGGGTTGCGCAATGCCGCGTCGTACCGCTCGTACACCGCCCGCGTCAGCGCCAGCCCCTCCGCCACCAGGCCTTCATGGATCAGGTGCGCGGCGACCTGGTACTCCTGCCCGGTCCACACCTCGTTGAAGTAGCCGACCAGCACCGGATCGCCCGCGCCGGACGCCTCGTCGTCACCGCCGTACGGCCAGGTGCACATCAGCAGCCCGGCCTCGCCCTGCACCGCGAACCACCGGCCCGTATGGATGTCGATGCTCTCTCGATAGCCCTCGTGGTCGGACTGGAAGTTGTTCCGGTAGATCGTGCTGAGCGCCGAGCTCGTCTTGTCCGCCGGGAAGATCCGCGGCAGGTCGAGCTGCCGCGCGTACAGCTCGCCGAAGAGCTGGTCGGCGAAGCAGCCGCGGTTGGAGTTCGTCGCGGACGCGTGAGCGGGATCGATGAGCTGCTCGAAGTAGCCGTACTGGGAGTTCCACAGCTTCTGCGAGATCAGCGCCGAGCCCTTCTCGGCCAACGCGGTGTAGCGCGCGGCGTCGGCAGCGTCGCCGTACTCCCCCGCCATCGCCGCCCCGGCGCGCAGCGCGGCGACGTACAGCCCACCCAGCCAGGGAATCTCGCCGTACCAGTCCTGGTCGAGCGTGTTGTGCTGGCGGCCCTCCACGATGCCGTCCGGCGTGCCGCCGTCGGGCGTCGCGTCGTCGCGAACGAGCAGCTCGAGCGCCTTCTTCGCGCGCGGCCACACGCTGCGAAGGAACGAGTCGTCCGGCGACATCAGGTGCTCGCGGTACGTACGCAGCAGGATGCCCGCCTGCCCGTCGTGCGCCACCGCGCCGGGCCAGAACTCGCCGCGGAACCCGACCGCGCCGTTCTCGTCCAGTGCCACGCCGAGGTCCTGCAGGTCGCGAACAGTGCGCTCCAGCTCGGGGAACAGGCGCGAGACCGACTGCGCGTAGTTCCACACGTGCGTGCAGGTGCCGACGCAGCAGTACTCCCCTTCCTCGCCGTAGAAACGGCCGTCGGAGAAGCGGAAGACGGTCGTCGTCGCGAGCGTCGAGGCGGGCGCGAACGTACGTTCCAGGAACCAGTGCGGCAACGTCGAGTCGTCGTACCAGGTCTTCACCCAGCTGCGCGTCGCCTTGTCCAGCTGGCCGAGTCGGCTGCCGATCTCGGCGACGACGGCGCGCGCGGCCGGGAAGCGCGTGGAGTAGTGGTTGCGGGCCGGCTGCGGGCCCTTGATCCAGTGGTAGAGCGCCTCGCGGAGCCTCGGGTAGTACCAGCTCACGACGAAGCGCACCGTGGTCTGCTGGCCCGGCGCGAGCCGTGCTTTCACGCGGACGGCGCCGGTCTGCGTGCGTTCGGACGCGTCGACGTCCGTGGGTGCGGCGGCGGAGTCGAAGATGTCGTCGAGCGTGCCGGCCTTGGCGAGCGACGGGTGCGTGGTGGCGCGAGAATCCAACGCCGCAAGGGCAAACGTGCCGTGGTCGTGCAGCTCGTCGAGCGGCCGTACGTCGGGCTTGTCGGTGAACACGATGTAGTCGCAGTTCACGTGACCCCAGCCGCCGGTGTGCGCGTCGACGAGCTCGAGGTGCGCGGTCTTGCCCTCGTACTTGTGCACGTCGAGCACGCGCGTCGCGAGCGGTTCGGCGTCCGCACCAGCGGCGCTGGCGACGACCTCGCCGTCGACGACGACGTTCACGCAGGTCTGGCCGGCCCAGTGCCCGCCGCCGACGCCGGCGGTGATGTAGCGGCGTTCGACCGTGAACGGGCGGCTGATCAGCTTGCCGACCAGCGAGTCGGCGAAGCCTGCGTCGCCCGCCCAGAACGCGTGCGACGTGACGAACCTGGTGCCGTGCACGTGCAGGTCGCCGAACCGCTTGAAGTAGT is part of the Tenggerimyces flavus genome and encodes:
- a CDS encoding UdgX family uracil-DNA binding protein (This protein belongs to the uracil DNA glycosylase superfamily, members of which act in excision repair of DNA. However, it belongs more specifically to UdgX branch, whose founding member was found to bind uracil in DNA (where it does not belong), without cleaving it, appears to promote DNA repair by a pathway involving RecA, rather than base excision.), giving the protein MATVTVPETTALSKLREAVQHCRNCDLYKDADRAVFGEGPKKSPLMMVGETPGDQEDKKGHVFVGPAGRLLDEALIDAGIDRAGVYLTNAVKHFKFTREERGKRRLHKTPSRSEIVACQTWLERELAAVKPAVLVLLGAVAASSVMGPSFRVTQQRGEVLDWPDHDGVIVATVHPSAVLRADDREAAYAEFVADLRVAARALP
- a CDS encoding polyketide cyclase / dehydrase and lipid transport, whose protein sequence is MTALDLADDTFVVAPPKVLAKRLGEQAFWRKCWPQVSLDSYQDRGLEGRRWYVNGEVTGSAELWLEPYGDGTVVHLFLRADPAPDKAKPRTVDKLRKRYTIALKDAVVGLKLELEAGRPPGVGRKG
- a CDS encoding nucleoside deaminase, which translates into the protein MSDADFLSAAIAEARLGLSEGGVPIGAALVVSGAVVATGRNRRVQLGSAIRHGETDCLENAGRLPGSTYARATMYTTLSPCHMCSGAILLYKIPRVVLGENATFLGAEELLRANGVEVVNLDSAECKALMDAFIAAHPEVWNEDIGEEP
- a CDS encoding glycosyltransferase family 4 protein; translation: MARTLVVTNDFPTRQGGIEAFVLALCQRLPADDVVVYTASMPGDRAYDAKLPFAVVRDPTGTLLPTPAVSTRTTAVLKGEGCDRVLFGAAASLGLLAADLRKAGAHRIVGITHGHETWWARVPGARNALRRIGRTTDVLTYLGEYTRSVIAKALDPSDAARMARLTPGVDADAFKAGTGGKEIRERFGIDAGKPVIVCVARLTARKGQDTLIRALPHVLREIPDATLLIVGDGPYRETLEKLTDETGIRKHVVFAGAVPWAEIPPYFDAGNVFAMPCRTRLGGLEPEALGIVFLEAQASGLPVVVGDSGGAPDAVRHGETGYVVDPYNPVAVAAKVTDLLKDPELARKMGALGREWVKAEWSWESSVATLRKLLAYPD
- a CDS encoding purine-cytosine permease family protein, with amino-acid sequence MGTGIATEADEQALRPIPESERTSNAAAQFWIWAGANIAPINWVLGALGIKLGLSVMDTILVLVIGNLIGMALFGTFVLMGQRTGVSQMVLARSAFGRVGAHLPTVLQGVIAAGWCAINTWIVLDLLLALFGELGITGGIALKLGLVVLIMGLQVLIAATGFKAIAKFEKWTVPITLLVLVAMSVIAWTRLDVQWSLPGTVTGSERIAMMSAVMTAIGIGWGITWFAYASDYSRFVPRSVPAGKVYAASVLGQFIPVVWLGVLGASLATVSATADPGALIVNAYGGLAIPVILLVIHGPIATNILNVYSCALCAQTIGWRIDRRNLSVLVGAFAALFTVYLVFQGDFAKQLDAWLAGLVTWVAPWAGVMLMHYYVVRRREIDVESLFDDTGTRLPRYGWPALIAFVVGIVATWSFEFGLVGPLQGPIARALGGIDLSWLAGLLVAGLLYLLLNRVMPNERR
- a CDS encoding nucleoside hydrolase — translated: MNVSRPTQRRVIINSDAKNEADDQFAIVHGLLSPTFDIRGLIAAHFGTRRSDRSMLESRAELDLLLGFLGLTGKVVVANGAAAGIPDEQTPADSPGARLIIEESKLASANDPLYVAFLGPLTDMAAAILLDPEIVHRDVVVIWIGGRGYRGFDHEPKVEFNLSNDIAAANVVFDSGITIWQVPSDVFTKVSVSYAELDDRIGGTSPLADYLIQQLREWNARWHGTPIESRSLGDSPVIALMLYPPSGSFRVRPAPRFGLDGAYLPGSNHPIRVCEDLDTRFLLEDMFAKLRAFGRR